CCTGCGCCGGACCCCATCGCGAGCTTGAACCATGAGCGTCAGAGGAGCTTCGCGACGGAACTCACACCTCAGGCCATGGCCATCCCCAAATCGACCGAGCACCTGGAGCAGGGGAAGTAGGGCCCCATCTTTCCGAAGACTCCCGCCTGCTACGGCTTCACCATCGTGGCCAACGTCAAGCCGGGGCGCGCCGATACGCTGCGCGGCTACGGTCAGCGATTGGCCGAGTCCCTCAAGGCCGAGCCCCACTTCACGCGCTCCGGAATCAACACGGCCTTCGAGAACCTCGAGGGTTTCCCCATGGACTGGAAGACGAATACGCAGGCGTTCATCCAGTTCCTCCGGGACCACCAGTGCAACAGCTTCCTCGAGTACGGCGAGTACCCGTACTTCTCAAGCGATGAGATCAAGAAGGCCTTGAAGCTCAAGGCCGCGTTCACCGAGATGCTCGAGCAGATGCAGTAGCACCGCGGCGAGAAGGGCCTGTCATGAGCAAGGCGCCCGCACGGACGTACAACCAGGACCACGCCCCGGCGATATGCGAAGGGGCACCGGCGCGTCAGCGTCTACACGTCCTGGAGCTACCCCGGAGAGGCCAATCGGGATCCGACCGGAATGGACAATCGGTTCTCCACGATGACCGAGGTCCGCCGGGTGCTCTGGCCCACGTATGAGTCCCCGCAGTGGGCGGACCCGCGGAGGTTCCAGCAGGGAATCTCCGGCTCGCTGGATCTCTTCTTCTGGGCCTGGGTGCGGTTCCAGAAGGTCGTCGAGGAGGCCACCGGGTACGCGGTCCCCATGTTCCAGCGGGTGGATCAGGCGGGCTTCACCCTGCCACTCGACGAGCGGGTCCTCGCCGACGCGGACACGCTGCTGGTCTTCAGCCTGGACCACAACGTCACCGAGCAGGTCGCCGCTCCGGAGGAGATCGAAGCGGTCCGCGCGTTCCTCGGGCGTGAAGCACCTGCCTGGTGATTGGCCCCCACCATGATGTCGGGCACTCGGAGGACCTGCAGGAGCGCGCCCTCGAATACGCCCACCATGGCGACGCGCTGGTGCCCCGCCAGCAGCGCTTTGGCAATCATGCGCGCTCGCTGATGCTGGGGCTGGGAATCCCCGTCGAGAACCGCTGGGGCCTGCGCCCCACGGTCGTCGAGGGAACGAGCCGGAGCGTCCCCCTGACGGTGCGCGAGGGCCTGGACACCCGCGGCTGGCTCAACGGGGTCCAGAACTTCAACTTCCACATGCACCTGCCGCACTACGCGGTCACGACGGACGACGCCCGTTCGGTTCGCGCCCTGGCGACGCAGCCCATTGACCTCACCCGGCCCCATCCCTTCACGAACGCGGGGAACACCGAGTTCAACGCCCTGGTGTGGATGCCGCCTGGCGACGGCAGGGCTGGCGACGTGCTGGTGGCGGACTCCACCATCTTCAGCACCCTGTTCGGGGCGGACGAGAGCCTCGAGCGCTTCTGGAAGAACCTGGCCACCGACCACTGACATGCTCGAACTGGACGACATCCAGAGCGGAGTGCTTCGGCCCCGGCCCACGCCGTATGTCGCGACCTACATCCTCCTCCGCATCGACGACCGGAGGGCAGGGCGGGAGCTGATGCGCCGGCTTCTCCCGGTGGTGCCCTCGGCCGCGCATCCGGAGCGTCCGGCCGCTGAATGCTGGGTCAGCGTCTCGCTCACGTATTCCGGGCTCGTGGCGCTGGGCGTGCCGGGGGACTCCCTGGACAGCTTCGCGTGGGAGTTCCGGCAGGGGATGGCGGCCCGGGCGAGGGCGCTGGGGGACGAAGAGGAGAGCAGCCCCGAGCATTGGGAATCACCGCTGGGAACCCCGGACGTCCATGTCGTGCTGACGGCGCTCTCTCCGGACCGGGCCCGGCTGGATGCCGCGCTGGAGCGCGCGGGCGGGGCCCTGCGGGAGCTGGGCGGCGTCCAGGCCCTCTGGCGTCAGGATTGCCACGCGCTCAGCACGGAGCGGGAGCCGTTCGGGTTCAGGGATGGCCTCAGCCACCCGGCCGTCGAGGGGAGCGGCATCCCCGGGAGCAACCCCCATGAGGTGCCGCTCAAGGCAGGGGAGTTCGTCCTGGGCTACCCCGACGAGACAGGCAACCTGCCACCCATGCCCCATCCCGACGTCCTGGGCCGCAATGGGACGTACATCGTCTTCCGCAAGCTCCATCAGCGGGTGGCCGCGTTCCGGCAGTACCTGAAGCAGGGCGCGAGCCGGCCCGAGGACGAGGAGCTGCTGGCGGCGAAGATGATGGGGCGGTGGCGCAGCGGCGCGCCCCTGGCGCTGTGCCCGCACCATGACGACGCCTCCCTGGGCGCCGACCCCCGGCGCAACAATGACTTCCACTACGCGGATGATCCGACCGGCTACAAGACACCTCCCGGGTCGCACGCCCGGCGCGCGAATCCCCGTGATGCGTCCGTCGCGGGAGTGGTGCGGCTCCACCGGATGATCCGGCGCGGAACCGCCTACGGGTCCGAGCTCCCCGAAGGCGTCCTCGAGGATGACGGCGCCGACCGGGGGTTGATGTTCGCCTTCATCGGCTCGCACCTCGGACGGCAGTTCGAGTTCGTGCAATCCGAGTGGATCAACGGCGGTGAGTTCCTGGGGTTGGGGGAGGCGAAGGATCCGCTCGTGGGCGCCCACGACGGGACCGGGGAGTTCGCCTATCCCAGGCGGCCCATCCCCCGGTGTCTCAAGGGCCTGTCGCGGTTCGTGGTCACCCGCGGAGGCGAGTACGGCTTCATGCCCGGCCTGCGCGCCCTGCGGTGGCTGGCGGACCTGCGGACCTGAACGCCCGGTGCGTCACTTCTCCAGGTCGCCGACGATCTTCTGGAAGGGCGAGGGCTGGCCGGACAGCTTCTGGAAGAAGTTCCGGGCGTCGGTGCCCTCGTCGTAGTTCTTGAAGGCCTGGTCGTTGCTGTTCTTCCCGTCGGGCTTCAGGCCCGAGTAGTCCTGGCGGGAGGGCAGGCCGTGCTCGGCGCGGATGGCGTTCTCGGACGGGGCCCAGTTGTTCTTCGTGTGCGGCGTGGGGCGCAGGCCGATGGTCTCGAACTCCTCCGAGAGGCGGAGGCGGTTGTCGACGGTGGCCTTCATGTTGTCCGAGTGCGCCGGGTGCTGCTTGAAGACGTCCGCGTTGCTGTGCTTGCTGGCGGCCAGGGGGCTCACCTGGAGGCCGTTGGACGCGCGCCAGGCGTGGACCGACTCGTGGCCCAGGCTGTTGAAGCGCTGGCCGCCGCCGTTCTCGTTGTACTTGATGTCGCTGGCCGTGCCGGCGCCGGGCTGCCCGTCGAAGCGGTACGCCGGGCGGGTGGACGACAGGGTGCCGTCGTTGCGCGGCACATGCGAGTTGGGCATCGCCGAGTTGCGGCCCGAGTAGATGTCCATCGACGTCAGCGGCTGGCGCAGCGTCCCCGTGGCGCCGGGGTTCACGGCCTGGGTGCGGCCGTTGATGTCGTTCAGCATCTGGTTGCCCACGGGCTTGCTCGTGAGGCGGTTGGTGGAGTTGCGCACGTCCTGCGTGAAGTCCGCGAACTGCGCGCCGGACTGGCCGCTGTCACGGCGGGTCCGGATGCCCTGGAGCTTGGGGTCCACCACGCCGTAGTCGGTGGGCTTGAGGTTGTTCTTGCCCGCCTGCAGCTCCGCGGGCGTCGCCACCGGCTTCGGCTTCGCGGTCTCGGGCTTCGCCGGCACGCTGCCGCTGCGGGGGCGGGAGGTGGAGCTGGAGCCGAACGACGAAGAGGGCTTGGAGAACGAAGAGGAGCGCAGCTTCATGGGAGGGCCTCGGAAGTGGAGTGCAGCGACGGACCACCCCTACTGCACCCCGCGTGCCCACCGTTTCACGGCCCTTCGCTTCGTGATTCCAGGAGGTTGCGTCGAAGTGGAGGCCCCGCCCTGGTGACTGGAGTCGGGGGCCTGATGTCTGGAGACATCAGGCCCCGACCCGCCGCTGTCAGTTCGCGGGCCCGATGTAGACCTGCTTCACGACCTGCGTCTGGTTTCCGGCCGCATCCGTGGCGGTCACCAGCAGCGGGACATAGCCCCGGTTGACCAGGTCCACCGTGTGGGTGACCGTGCCGGTGCCGCTGTCCACCGTGCTGGTCTCCAGCCACTGGGTCGTCACGCGCGTGGGCGTGGCGTCCTGGATGGAGGAGGTGACGACCACCAGGGGACTGGAGAGCGTCTCATCCTCCCGAGGCGAGATGATGGTGACGACGGGAGGCGTGAGGTCCACCGTCACCGTCATCTGCTTGCGCGTGACGGCCCCGCTCGCATCGGCGGCGGCCAGCTCCACGACATGGGTGCCTTCCGCCAGGTCGAGGAAGGTGAGGACGAAGCCCCCGCTGAGGTCCGGCGTCACGGGGATGGGCATGCCCCCGTCCACCGTGAAGGAGGCCTGGGTGATGGACGCGCCACCGGCACGAGGCGTGCTCCAGCCACAGGCCATGAGGGTCGTCTCCTGCGTGTAGCGCGGCAGGTTGCACATCGTGACGTGGGGCCCATCGTCCGGCGGCTCCTGCACGGTGACGTGGAAGCCGCACGTGGAGGTATTGCCAGCGGCGTCCCGGGCGTCCACCACCGTCAGTGTCTGGCCCACGGGGAACAGGCTCCCTGAAGCGGGCCGGTAGCTCACCGTGACGGCCGACACCGCGTCGGTGGCGGAGGCCGCCGGGTAGCTCACCGTGGCGCCTTCGGCGCTGGCCGCCACCACCGTCACGTCCTGGGGACAGGTGAGCGCGGGCGCCGTGGTGTCCACGACCGCGACGGTGAAGACGCAGGCCGCGGTGTTGCCCGCCTCGTCGCGGGCCGTGGCCGTCACGGCCGTCTGACCCAGCGCGAACGGGCCGCCGCGCGCGGGGCTGTAGCTCACCTGAGGCGTCGGCGTGACGTCGTCCGTCGCCACGGCGTCGGGCCAGGTCGCGGTGGCACCCGCACCGCTCGTGGCCTCCACGGTGACGGCCGGAGGACAGGTCACGGACGGCGGCGTCGTGTCGTCGATGCCCTCCCCAACCCGCCACAGCTCGGTGCCGGTGAGTCCGTCATCGGCGGTGAAGTACAGCACGCCGCCGCTGACGGTCAGCTGATCCGGCACCGACGATTCCGGTCCCTCCCGGAGGTCCGCCACCCGCCGGGTGCCCTCCGGGGTGCCATCGGTCACCCACAGCTCGCGGCCGGAGGTCCCGTCATCCGCCGTGAAGTAGATGAGGTCCCCCAACACCGTGAGCTTCTCGGGCGAGGATCCCTGCGTGCCGGGACGGATGTCCTTCACGAGCTCCACCGCTTGCGCGCCATCCGTCCGCCACAGCTCCGCCCCGAACGTGCCGTCGTCCACGACGAAGTACAGCCAGGGCCCCACGGACAGCCACTGCTTCGGCCACGCGTCGCTAAACCACTTCCTCGGCAGCGACAGGAGGCGCACGGTCCCCTCGGACGTGCCATCCGTCCGCCACAGCATGGGCACCCCGTTCTCCGAAGTGGTGAAGTACAGGCCTCCCTGTCCGGGCGTCAGGTAGTCGTAGCTGTACTCGAAGGGGCGGACGGTCCCCGTCGGCACGACGTCCGTGACCTTCACCGTCCCGGCCTCGGTGCCGTCGGTCCGGTGGATGAAGGGAACGCCTGTGTCGTCGTAGGCCACGAAGTAGAGCAGGCCCTCGTAGGGCGTGAGGTCACTGGGGACAGAGGGTGCATTTCCCGACCGGATGTCCTTCACGCGCACGGTCCCGTTCGGCGTGCCGTCCGTCTTCCACAGCTCCAGGTCGCCCGTGGCCTCAAAGGGCGTGAAGTAGAGCGTCCCATTGAACGGGGTGAGGCTCTGGGGCGCGGAGCCGCCCGGCCCCGGGATGAGATCCAGGACGAGCGTGGTGCCCGCTTCCGTCCCGTCGCTCCGCCACAGCTCGAAGCCCGTCGTCCCGTCGTAGGCCCGGAAGTAGAACGTCCCGTCCCC
This DNA window, taken from Corallococcus coralloides DSM 2259, encodes the following:
- a CDS encoding Dyp-type peroxidase, translated to MLELDDIQSGVLRPRPTPYVATYILLRIDDRRAGRELMRRLLPVVPSAAHPERPAAECWVSVSLTYSGLVALGVPGDSLDSFAWEFRQGMAARARALGDEEESSPEHWESPLGTPDVHVVLTALSPDRARLDAALERAGGALRELGGVQALWRQDCHALSTEREPFGFRDGLSHPAVEGSGIPGSNPHEVPLKAGEFVLGYPDETGNLPPMPHPDVLGRNGTYIVFRKLHQRVAAFRQYLKQGASRPEDEELLAAKMMGRWRSGAPLALCPHHDDASLGADPRRNNDFHYADDPTGYKTPPGSHARRANPRDASVAGVVRLHRMIRRGTAYGSELPEGVLEDDGADRGLMFAFIGSHLGRQFEFVQSEWINGGEFLGLGEAKDPLVGAHDGTGEFAYPRRPIPRCLKGLSRFVVTRGGEYGFMPGLRALRWLADLRT
- a CDS encoding ELWxxDGT repeat protein, which gives rise to MLVGVGCGDTRTQEEAAPIPVSTRQRLEAPVSLVKDFRPGDASASPSNPVRLGSSLLFTASTGTSSYYELWKSDGTEGGTMRLGGPWPQGSYSEPRNLTRVGNTVFFSRDELWKSDGTEAGTVLVKNINPSGDSRPEGLTAVNGTLFFVADDGTTGQELWKSDGTPNGTVLVKDIYPGRNAPGASFSGLRDVNGTLLFFANNGTTGHELWRSDGTANGTTLVKDIRPGPNSSFSVIASVVLNGVLYVSLDDGTHGIELWRSDGTPAGTFLLKDIQPGAGGALPITPVALGSRVFFTADDGTSGREPWVTDGTPDGTRRLKDIFPGATGSNPSSLKTSNGELFFSATDDTHGTELWTSDGTEAGTVLVRDIQPGTGSASPVPLVDLGGVLLFSAQDDVHGKELWKSDGTEAGTVLVQDIGPGTLGSGPTLAVAGDGFAWFSADDSVWGRELWRTDGTGAGTRLVRNLVTSPVNSSRPVSLVDIDGTLFLRASTPEFGDEPWKSRGTPGSTELIKDLWPGLMSSGGFIWNVGGKAVFSANDGVSGPEAWITDGTAAGTRLLKDILPGPTNGVAPEGFVGMGDGTFYFRAYDGTTGFELWRSDGTEAGTTLVLDLIPGPGGSAPQSLTPFNGTLYFTPFEATGDLELWKTDGTPNGTVRVKDIRSGNAPSVPSDLTPYEGLLYFVAYDDTGVPFIHRTDGTEAGTVKVTDVVPTGTVRPFEYSYDYLTPGQGGLYFTTSENGVPMLWRTDGTSEGTVRLLSLPRKWFSDAWPKQWLSVGPWLYFVVDDGTFGAELWRTDGAQAVELVKDIRPGTQGSSPEKLTVLGDLIYFTADDGTSGRELWVTDGTPEGTRRVADLREGPESSVPDQLTVSGGVLYFTADDGLTGTELWRVGEGIDDTTPPSVTCPPAVTVEATSGAGATATWPDAVATDDVTPTPQVSYSPARGGPFALGQTAVTATARDEAGNTAACVFTVAVVDTTAPALTCPQDVTVVAASAEGATVSYPAASATDAVSAVTVSYRPASGSLFPVGQTLTVVDARDAAGNTSTCGFHVTVQEPPDDGPHVTMCNLPRYTQETTLMACGWSTPRAGGASITQASFTVDGGMPIPVTPDLSGGFVLTFLDLAEGTHVVELAAADASGAVTRKQMTVTVDLTPPVVTIISPREDETLSSPLVVVTSSIQDATPTRVTTQWLETSTVDSGTGTVTHTVDLVNRGYVPLLVTATDAAGNQTQVVKQVYIGPAN
- a CDS encoding M91 family zinc metallopeptidase; protein product: MKLRSSSFSKPSSSFGSSSTSRPRSGSVPAKPETAKPKPVATPAELQAGKNNLKPTDYGVVDPKLQGIRTRRDSGQSGAQFADFTQDVRNSTNRLTSKPVGNQMLNDINGRTQAVNPGATGTLRQPLTSMDIYSGRNSAMPNSHVPRNDGTLSSTRPAYRFDGQPGAGTASDIKYNENGGGQRFNSLGHESVHAWRASNGLQVSPLAASKHSNADVFKQHPAHSDNMKATVDNRLRLSEEFETIGLRPTPHTKNNWAPSENAIRAEHGLPSRQDYSGLKPDGKNSNDQAFKNYDEGTDARNFFQKLSGQPSPFQKIVGDLEK